From Rhodoferax sp. AJA081-3, the proteins below share one genomic window:
- a CDS encoding OmpA family protein, giving the protein MVQPTLQAGCRRGYRFSARDALRIGWGLGFSLLCGVALAQDMSGAKDHPAIKRYAGSSIVAYDVKQFDSVDIPTSSFARFNLSTGKREFAAPPVVAEGRRTRIWYEAPGETSSVEVFRNYAAELTAQGFTLLYDSTKDAKLGKWNGYLNGFTFNKAPLATNRSQFVFTGASMGGIQTLSAQRERQGQLTYVHLVAVQWDKPNITYKAQRGAYVALDVVDVGALKQDMVSVSASDMSKAIAATGRIALYGILFDTAKADLKAESKPALDEIAKLLQSDTSLKLRVVGHTDNQGALESNIALSKRRAEAVTAALASSYGVAANRLSAFGVADLAPVASNSGEEGRAKNRRVELVPQ; this is encoded by the coding sequence ATGGTTCAACCCACATTGCAAGCCGGCTGCCGACGCGGCTACCGCTTTTCAGCGCGCGACGCACTCCGTATCGGGTGGGGCCTGGGGTTCAGTCTGCTGTGTGGCGTGGCCCTGGCGCAGGATATGTCCGGCGCCAAAGACCACCCGGCCATCAAACGGTATGCGGGCTCCAGCATCGTGGCCTATGACGTGAAGCAGTTTGATTCGGTCGACATCCCCACCAGCAGTTTTGCCAGGTTCAACCTGAGCACCGGCAAGCGCGAGTTTGCCGCCCCGCCCGTGGTGGCCGAGGGCCGGCGTACCCGCATCTGGTACGAGGCACCGGGCGAGACCAGCAGCGTCGAAGTGTTCCGCAACTACGCGGCCGAGCTCACTGCCCAGGGCTTCACCCTGCTGTACGACTCCACCAAAGACGCCAAACTGGGCAAGTGGAATGGTTACCTGAATGGCTTTACCTTCAATAAGGCGCCGCTCGCCACCAACCGCAGCCAGTTTGTGTTCACCGGCGCCTCCATGGGCGGCATCCAAACCCTGTCGGCCCAGCGCGAGCGCCAAGGGCAGCTCACCTATGTGCACCTGGTGGCCGTGCAGTGGGACAAGCCCAACATTACCTACAAAGCACAGCGCGGTGCCTATGTGGCGCTGGACGTGGTCGATGTGGGCGCCCTCAAGCAGGACATGGTGAGCGTCAGCGCGTCTGACATGTCCAAAGCCATTGCCGCCACCGGGCGCATTGCGCTCTACGGCATCTTGTTTGACACCGCCAAGGCCGATCTCAAGGCCGAATCCAAACCGGCATTGGATGAGATAGCCAAGCTGCTGCAAAGTGATACCAGCCTGAAACTGCGCGTAGTGGGCCACACCGACAACCAGGGCGCGCTGGAGTCCAACATCGCCCTGTCCAAACGCAGGGCCGAGGCGGTCACCGCTGCGCTGGCCAGCAGCTACGGCGTGGCCGCCAACCGCCTGTCAGCCTTTGGTGTGGCCGACCTGGCCCCGGTGGCCAGCAACAGCGGCGAAGAAGGCCGCGCCAAGAACCGCCGGGTAGAGCTGGTACCGCAGTAG
- a CDS encoding LysR family transcriptional regulator, translating into MNSPKDALGLSATQLHRHRENAALDANALELFARVVAAGSFSRAARQLGLTRAAVSRRVAAMEQLAGQTLLARTTRSLGLTEAGRALAARAQVVHEAANAARMALRKEGDALQGRLRITSMRAFGYSVLLPLLAEFGRIHPGVAMELMFTERRVDLVREGVDVAFRITRKPPEDCVAQPVLRYRIGAYGVAPTPLTGPQALQQWPLLMLEGGAQSWPLQWHSHSGNARETVELQPHISADSLEALVTLARLGQGVVLAPDFCVQEDVAAGRLHNLLPDWHLPITEGDCVQALTLPVHTAGANARALVRLVAQRLEQIDSNTVNKYGG; encoded by the coding sequence ATGAACTCACCAAAAGACGCACTCGGCTTGTCAGCAACCCAGTTGCACCGCCATCGCGAAAACGCGGCTTTGGATGCCAACGCGCTGGAGTTGTTTGCCCGTGTGGTCGCTGCCGGCAGCTTTTCACGCGCGGCGCGCCAGTTGGGGTTGACGCGTGCAGCCGTCAGCCGCCGTGTGGCCGCCATGGAGCAGCTAGCCGGCCAGACGCTGCTGGCACGCACCACCCGCTCGCTGGGTTTGACCGAGGCCGGGCGCGCGCTGGCTGCGCGGGCTCAGGTTGTGCACGAAGCAGCCAATGCGGCACGCATGGCGCTGCGAAAGGAAGGCGATGCCTTGCAGGGGCGCCTGCGCATCACCAGCATGCGCGCATTCGGCTACAGCGTGTTGTTGCCTTTGCTGGCCGAGTTTGGCCGCATTCACCCGGGCGTAGCCATGGAGTTGATGTTTACCGAACGGCGTGTAGACCTGGTGCGCGAGGGGGTGGATGTGGCCTTTCGCATTACCCGCAAGCCCCCTGAGGACTGTGTGGCCCAGCCGGTGCTGCGCTATCGCATTGGTGCGTACGGCGTTGCGCCGACGCCCCTGACGGGACCGCAGGCCTTGCAGCAATGGCCTTTGCTCATGCTGGAGGGCGGCGCGCAAAGCTGGCCGCTGCAGTGGCACAGCCATAGCGGCAACGCCCGCGAAACCGTGGAACTGCAGCCACACATCAGCGCCGACAGTCTCGAAGCCCTGGTAACGCTGGCGCGGCTCGGCCAAGGGGTTGTGTTGGCACCCGACTTTTGCGTGCAGGAAGACGTGGCGGCAGGGCGTTTACACAACCTGCTGCCCGACTGGCATTTGCCCATTACAGAGGGCGACTGTGTTCAGGCCCTGACCTTGCCCGTGCACACTGCAGGAGCCAACGCGCGCGCACTGGTGCGCTTGGTGGCGCAGCGGCTTGAGCAAATTGATAGCAACACAGTCAACAAGTACGGGGGCTAG
- a CDS encoding MarR family winged helix-turn-helix transcriptional regulator, producing the protein MPQTKLEIDPRNAAATKAWFGVVRAYNLCDATLATRLAPLGLKVGEHEVLANLSLAPGMTQQALATRCFVAKSGISMLLTRMEERGWLRREADDRDLRAKRLYLTSSGSVLALQSMAIQDEIVAAMMLPLSLQEMAAMAEQSARVSDALERLSRT; encoded by the coding sequence ATGCCACAAACAAAATTAGAGATTGATCCGCGAAATGCCGCCGCTACCAAAGCGTGGTTCGGTGTGGTGCGGGCCTACAACCTGTGCGACGCCACCCTGGCGACTCGCCTCGCACCCCTGGGCCTTAAGGTCGGCGAGCACGAGGTGCTGGCCAACCTGTCATTGGCGCCGGGTATGACACAACAGGCCCTGGCCACGCGGTGTTTCGTTGCCAAAAGCGGCATCAGTATGTTACTGACCCGCATGGAAGAGCGTGGCTGGCTACGCCGCGAGGCGGATGACCGCGACCTGCGTGCCAAACGCCTGTATCTGACCAGCAGCGGCAGCGTCTTGGCGCTTCAATCTATGGCGATTCAAGATGAAATAGTGGCCGCCATGATGTTGCCCCTGTCGCTGCAAGAGATGGCAGCAATGGCTGAACAATCAGCCCGCGTAAGCGATGCGTTGGAGAGGCTTTCGCGCACTTGA
- a CDS encoding serine aminopeptidase domain-containing protein — translation MSFALSTAAPATHRTTLESPDQVHLHAHLPFQDAQDATAAQDAAVGMGAVQFAAMDGHPLHGHWFVPQHRAAHAVAVVAPATGVPQRYYHAFARWLAERGYAVLCFDYRGMGNRGSANGRTGMREWVRHDLSGALACAKARSTQSDQRLPLLWVGHSLGGNGLPLVQGLEHINAVITLGSQFGYWKLWPRGWHRQVTRVFFGRWVPLCVRLTGKLPGWALGGGEALPGAAAMDWSRWGMSPGYFRDDPACAGWYQPDQFRGHMQLWSIDDDKTFGPVDAVDALAACFSQSNGQVERLHLHPRAVGRKTVGHFGVFQRVAEAKIWPMVLNHIEAKVPLLRPAVGVAS, via the coding sequence ATGTCTTTTGCCTTGTCTACCGCCGCCCCTGCCACGCACAGGACTACGTTGGAATCCCCCGACCAAGTGCACCTGCATGCCCATCTGCCATTCCAGGATGCCCAGGATGCAACTGCCGCGCAGGACGCGGCGGTCGGCATGGGCGCGGTGCAATTTGCCGCCATGGATGGTCACCCGTTGCACGGGCACTGGTTTGTGCCGCAGCACCGTGCTGCCCATGCGGTGGCTGTCGTGGCGCCCGCCACCGGTGTCCCGCAGCGCTATTACCACGCCTTTGCCCGCTGGCTTGCCGAGCGCGGTTATGCCGTTTTGTGTTTTGACTACCGCGGAATGGGCAATCGCGGCAGCGCCAATGGGCGCACCGGTATGCGGGAATGGGTGCGCCACGACCTCTCTGGGGCCTTGGCCTGTGCGAAGGCGCGTAGCACCCAAAGCGATCAGCGATTGCCATTGCTGTGGGTCGGGCACTCTTTGGGCGGCAATGGCTTGCCGCTGGTACAGGGGCTTGAGCACATCAATGCGGTCATTACCCTGGGTTCGCAGTTCGGGTACTGGAAGCTGTGGCCGCGCGGATGGCACCGCCAGGTGACCCGCGTGTTCTTTGGGCGCTGGGTCCCGCTGTGTGTGCGTCTGACTGGCAAGCTACCAGGCTGGGCACTGGGCGGTGGCGAGGCGCTGCCCGGGGCAGCCGCCATGGACTGGTCTCGATGGGGCATGTCCCCTGGATACTTCCGCGATGACCCGGCGTGCGCCGGCTGGTACCAGCCCGACCAGTTTCGGGGTCACATGCAGCTGTGGAGCATTGACGACGACAAAACTTTTGGCCCTGTGGATGCGGTGGACGCACTGGCGGCGTGCTTTAGCCAGAGCAACGGGCAGGTCGAGCGCTTGCACCTGCACCCGCGAGCGGTCGGGCGCAAAACAGTCGGGCATTTCGGTGTGTTTCAACGCGTGGCGGAGGCAAAAATTTGGCCCATGGTGTTAAACCACATAGAGGCCAAGGTGCCGCTCTTGCGCCCAGCGGTTGGCGTTGCGTCATAG